The Pedobacter roseus genome contains a region encoding:
- a CDS encoding acylphosphatase, whose translation MSEKNIKSSEGVKHLNIMITGKVQGVGFRETTKIIANQMMVNGFVRNEKDGSVYIEAEGEEIFLEEFVNWCHEGPDRSRVENVAVSDGEVKNYRNFEVLRK comes from the coding sequence ATGAGCGAAAAAAATATAAAATCTTCTGAAGGGGTAAAGCATCTTAATATAATGATAACTGGTAAAGTGCAGGGCGTTGGGTTTAGGGAGACTACAAAAATTATTGCCAACCAAATGATGGTAAATGGTTTTGTAAGAAACGAAAAAGATGGTTCGGTTTACATTGAAGCAGAAGGCGAAGAAATTTTTCTCGAAGAATTTGTAAACTGGTGCCATGAAGGTCCGGACCGCTCGAGGGTAGAAAATGTAGCTGTAAGCGATGGCGAAGTAAAAAACTATCGTAATTTTGAAGTCTTAAGAAAATAA
- a CDS encoding sigma-54-dependent transcriptional regulator — translation MARILILEDDTTFAQLLEGFLTKNGHEVTLVTHVKQSFKQVENSEFDLLLIDYRLPDGTGFEVLTHLRDLGLSIPVIIMTSFNDVRTAVKSIQLGAFDYITKPVNPDELLMVIKNSLAKKNIKSDEPKEINSDFIKGKSAIADKLYGHINLVAPTDMSVIIQGESGTGKEFAARTLHQQSKRADKPFVAIDCGALSKDLAASELFGHVKGAFTGALNDKKGQFEAANGGTLFLDEVGNLSYEVQIKLLRALQERVIQPLGSTKQIPVNVRIITATNDDLTNSMQQGEFREDLYHRLNEFKIQLPPLRDRGGDLELFINHFIQLSNRDLERNVKSVSAEAKALLLSYDWPGNLRELSNVIKRMVLLSPGDVAQIEALPDEMMISVQHQSAPGNSSDLKAVNEQNEKTLITETLIKVRHNKSKAAKILNIDRKTLYAKMERYGIE, via the coding sequence ATGGCGAGAATCCTGATTCTAGAAGACGATACAACATTTGCTCAATTACTTGAAGGTTTTTTAACAAAAAACGGTCACGAGGTTACCCTTGTAACCCATGTAAAGCAATCTTTTAAACAAGTAGAGAACAGTGAATTCGACTTACTATTAATTGATTACCGCCTTCCCGACGGGACAGGTTTTGAAGTGCTTACCCATCTTCGTGATCTGGGCCTATCTATCCCGGTAATCATTATGACCAGTTTTAATGATGTTCGTACCGCGGTAAAATCAATTCAGTTAGGCGCTTTTGATTACATCACCAAACCGGTTAACCCCGATGAGCTATTGATGGTGATCAAAAATTCTTTAGCAAAAAAGAATATCAAAAGTGATGAACCTAAAGAAATAAACAGCGATTTTATTAAGGGTAAAAGTGCCATTGCCGATAAATTATATGGTCACATTAACCTGGTTGCACCTACTGATATGTCGGTAATTATACAGGGTGAAAGTGGAACCGGAAAAGAATTTGCAGCCAGAACTTTACACCAACAGAGTAAGCGGGCAGATAAACCTTTTGTGGCAATAGATTGCGGCGCTTTATCAAAAGATCTTGCCGCAAGTGAATTATTCGGGCACGTTAAAGGCGCCTTTACAGGTGCATTAAATGATAAAAAAGGTCAGTTTGAAGCCGCCAACGGAGGAACATTGTTTCTGGATGAAGTTGGTAACCTGAGTTACGAAGTGCAGATTAAACTGCTTCGTGCATTACAGGAAAGGGTGATACAGCCTTTAGGCAGTACCAAACAAATCCCTGTAAACGTTCGCATTATTACGGCTACAAATGATGATCTGACCAACAGCATGCAACAGGGAGAATTTAGGGAAGATTTATACCATCGCTTAAATGAATTTAAAATCCAGCTTCCGCCATTGCGCGATAGAGGTGGAGATCTGGAACTGTTCATCAATCACTTCATTCAGCTATCAAACCGCGATTTAGAACGGAACGTTAAAAGCGTATCTGCTGAAGCTAAAGCATTATTGTTAAGTTACGATTGGCCTGGCAATTTGCGCGAGCTGAGTAATGTGATTAAACGTATGGTATTATTGAGCCCTGGTGATGTTGCCCAAATTGAAGCATTACCTGATGAAATGATGATTTCGGTTCAACATCAATCGGCCCCGGGCAATTCATCTGACCTGAAAGCGGTAAACGAACAGAACGAAAAAACACTGATTACCGAAACTTTAATCAAAGTGAGGCACAATAAATCAAAAGCAGCAAAGATTTTAAATATCGACCGTAAAACATTATATGCAAAAATGGAGCGCTACGGGATTGAATAA
- a CDS encoding lipopolysaccharide biosynthesis protein, with amino-acid sequence MSVYKKFLGQTMIYGISTIFSRLFNFILTPVYTGVFAPGVYGVFTKMFSYVSIINPILAFGMETTFFRYLNKHEDRKQEVYNNSFLVIAFISTLFLITALIFSDYLARYTLDGNIAELADQRSYVHYFAWILFVDAISVIPFAKLRADGKPFKYSLIKFLNIGTFVGLNLVFIYVIPFLIKHDILSGWFTPWYKGRWVGYVFVANLIASVVTLLMLIPQFLEIQFKFNKSLFNNMLGYSWPVLVANLSFIINENLDKILLGKYLPESIANHDVGIYGAVCKLAIFISIFNTAFRLGAEPFFFSHAKNANAKQTYANILYYFVLALSILFVGLTANIEIIKHFINSRYWVGLNAVPFLLFGYVCLGIYMNLSVWYRLSDQTRYGLYISLVGAVFTIIMNIILIPKFSYMGSAWVSMFAYFIIMVISYLLGQKHYPIPYKLKAMSAYILVSIVMVYLSFWVFKRNIYIGNGILVLFLLGIFYFEKNNVAKMLKK; translated from the coding sequence ATGTCGGTATATAAAAAGTTTCTTGGACAGACCATGATTTATGGTATCAGTACCATTTTTTCGAGGTTGTTCAATTTTATTTTAACGCCAGTTTACACGGGTGTTTTCGCCCCTGGTGTTTATGGTGTTTTTACCAAAATGTTCAGTTATGTATCCATCATCAATCCAATATTGGCTTTTGGTATGGAAACCACCTTCTTCAGGTACTTAAATAAACATGAAGATCGGAAGCAGGAAGTGTACAACAATAGCTTTTTGGTAATTGCTTTTATATCCACCCTGTTTTTAATCACCGCATTAATTTTTTCCGATTACCTGGCCAGGTATACTTTGGATGGAAACATCGCTGAATTGGCCGATCAAAGATCTTATGTGCATTATTTCGCGTGGATTTTATTTGTGGATGCCATCAGTGTAATTCCATTCGCAAAATTAAGGGCCGATGGAAAGCCATTTAAATATAGCTTAATCAAGTTTCTTAACATAGGCACTTTTGTAGGCTTAAACCTGGTGTTCATTTACGTGATCCCATTCCTCATCAAACATGATATATTAAGCGGCTGGTTCACCCCATGGTACAAAGGCCGTTGGGTAGGTTATGTATTTGTAGCCAACTTAATAGCAAGCGTGGTTACTTTGCTCATGCTTATTCCGCAATTTTTAGAAATCCAGTTTAAGTTTAACAAAAGCTTATTCAACAATATGCTGGGCTATAGCTGGCCTGTTTTGGTGGCCAATTTATCGTTTATCATTAATGAAAATTTAGATAAAATTTTATTGGGAAAATACCTGCCGGAGAGCATCGCCAATCATGATGTAGGTATTTATGGAGCCGTGTGCAAATTGGCCATTTTCATCAGTATTTTTAATACCGCTTTTAGGTTAGGTGCCGAACCGTTTTTCTTTAGTCACGCTAAAAATGCAAATGCAAAGCAAACCTATGCCAATATCCTGTACTACTTTGTACTCGCTTTATCCATCCTTTTTGTAGGCTTAACAGCCAATATCGAAATCATCAAACATTTTATCAATTCAAGATATTGGGTGGGGCTTAACGCAGTTCCGTTTTTATTGTTCGGTTATGTTTGTTTAGGTATTTACATGAATTTATCGGTGTGGTACCGCTTATCCGATCAAACAAGGTATGGCTTATATATCTCTTTGGTTGGCGCCGTTTTTACCATCATCATGAATATTATCCTGATTCCTAAATTCAGTTATATGGGTTCTGCATGGGTATCCATGTTTGCCTATTTTATTATCATGGTTATTTCTTATTTACTTGGACAAAAACATTACCCCATTCCCTATAAACTTAAAGCAATGAGTGCGTATATATTGGTTTCTATTGTGATGGTATACTTATCTTTTTGGGTTTTTAAACGCAATATTTACATTGGAAACGGCATTTTAGTGCTATTTCTACTGGGCATTTTCTATTTTGAGAAGAATAATGTGGCGAAAATGCTCAAGAAGTAA
- a CDS encoding helix-turn-helix transcriptional regulator: MNRIDRLFGILTLLQSKKYITAEKIAERFNMSIRTVYRDVKALCEQGIPVSFEQHKGYYLVQGYFLPPVSFNMDEANALLLVESLVNGFADNSIRTHYSSALTKVKAVLKTSQKEKLETLNQHIKLQIPERLIFNFEYLSLIQHAIAEKHLIELDYKNNKEEVSKREVETIGLIFYAFSWHLIAWCHFRNQYRDFNLTRIICLKNLGIPFRKTQHIPLSDYMHLLPVNY, from the coding sequence ATGAACCGTATCGACCGCCTTTTTGGAATCCTGACTTTACTCCAATCCAAAAAATATATAACTGCAGAGAAAATTGCAGAAAGGTTTAACATGAGTATACGCACGGTTTACCGCGATGTTAAAGCGCTTTGCGAGCAGGGCATACCGGTAAGTTTTGAGCAGCATAAAGGCTATTATCTTGTTCAAGGCTATTTTTTGCCACCTGTTTCCTTTAATATGGATGAAGCCAATGCATTGTTACTGGTAGAAAGTTTGGTAAATGGTTTTGCTGATAACTCCATACGTACGCATTACTCTTCTGCACTAACGAAGGTAAAAGCAGTATTAAAAACAAGTCAAAAAGAAAAGCTGGAAACTTTAAATCAGCATATCAAATTGCAGATTCCTGAAAGATTGATTTTCAACTTTGAATACCTGTCTCTTATTCAGCACGCCATTGCAGAAAAACACCTTATTGAACTCGATTATAAAAACAATAAGGAAGAGGTAAGCAAAAGAGAAGTTGAGACTATTGGATTAATTTTTTATGCATTTAGCTGGCACCTCATTGCCTGGTGCCACTTCCGTAACCAATACCGCGATTTTAACCTCACACGGATTATCTGCCTCAAAAATCTGGGGATTCCTTTCAGAAAAACCCAGCATATTCCATTAAGCGATTACATGCATTTGCTACCGGTAAATTATTAA
- a CDS encoding D-2-hydroxyacid dehydrogenase family protein produces the protein MKIAILDDYQDAVRKLSCFSLLQQQEVVILNKTERDLDVLAEKIKDVEVLVLIRERTAITNDLLSRLPKLKLISQTGKISNHLDLIACSKYKVAVAEGIGSPIAPAELTWILLMNVLRQIPNAIEGMKKGNWQVNIGESVNGKIIGIWGYGKIGKIIAGYAKAFGAKVLVWGSDQSRLNAIGDGFQAAESKIDFFKTADVITLHLRLNQETNGIVKEEDLNLMKTSSVLINTSRAELIVTGSLIKALKAGRPGFAGIDVYESEPVYHVDFELLNMPNVVCTPHLGYVEKNSYELYFSKAFENIINYINGKPTNIANPEIL, from the coding sequence ATGAAAATAGCCATATTAGACGATTATCAGGATGCGGTTAGAAAATTGTCGTGTTTTAGTTTATTGCAGCAGCAGGAAGTTGTTATTCTTAACAAGACCGAGAGGGATCTCGATGTCCTGGCAGAAAAAATAAAAGACGTTGAAGTATTAGTTTTGATCAGAGAGCGGACAGCCATTACTAATGACTTACTTTCCAGATTACCCAAACTGAAGCTGATTAGCCAAACCGGGAAAATTTCCAATCATTTAGATTTGATTGCCTGCTCTAAATATAAAGTGGCGGTGGCTGAAGGCATTGGTTCTCCGATTGCTCCTGCCGAATTAACATGGATTTTGTTAATGAATGTTTTAAGGCAGATTCCCAATGCCATTGAAGGAATGAAAAAAGGCAATTGGCAGGTGAATATCGGTGAAAGTGTGAACGGAAAAATCATCGGGATTTGGGGGTATGGAAAAATCGGTAAAATTATAGCAGGTTATGCAAAAGCTTTTGGCGCAAAGGTTTTGGTATGGGGCAGTGATCAATCGAGATTGAACGCGATAGGCGATGGCTTTCAGGCTGCAGAAAGTAAAATCGATTTTTTTAAAACTGCCGATGTGATTACACTTCATCTACGTTTAAACCAAGAAACCAATGGGATTGTAAAAGAGGAGGACTTAAATTTAATGAAAACTTCTTCGGTGCTGATCAATACTTCCCGGGCAGAACTTATAGTAACGGGAAGCCTTATTAAAGCTTTAAAAGCAGGTAGGCCGGGTTTTGCGGGTATAGATGTTTACGAAAGTGAACCCGTTTACCATGTAGATTTTGAATTGCTTAACATGCCGAATGTAGTTTGTACCCCACACCTTGGCTATGTAGAAAAGAACAGTTACGAGCTCTATTTTAGCAAAGCGTTCGAAAATATCATCAATTACATCAACGGAAAACCGACAAATATTGCCAACCCCGAAATACTTTAA
- a CDS encoding hybrid sensor histidine kinase/response regulator: MAAVIQKRFFRAIKSKVIIGFLFACFALLLAWGISKFAFTRMLNTVEEISAPNDRLRIVNDLSHKIARLDQLQRDEAFNKQGTYSFLKESRKLRSSLDTLRKLYRGDSAQLARIKSIKNLLSDRDKQFVNYLKVRETLVNTKSFSDEVQKLNELVATRTRQTDSAVLTTETTTSTTTVAPEEEQKSRGFLSKLFGKKKSDVYKIINEEFKVKRDTLNAKAEDSIMKSMTGSLRNIELEQRQKSQKFLKREADLSSASNALTAKMLQILREVEGEAVAQVDLNGIQAKEVVNDGITQITTIIIIFFLLTVILLYLILADITKSNRYRKALELAKDEAEYHGKAKQRFLSNMSHEIRTPLQSILGYAELITQQDVPNKKDVDAIYQSSIHLLQIVNEVLDYNRIISGEFSFNNQVFNIRKALDEVVSVMRPLAEQKSLQLNAVLDLADLEFVKGDAFRLKQILFNLLGNAVKFTLKGEIRLSVSYKKQGDDLHFHFAIKDTGIGFEEKDIPKIFNEFEQIESPEKYIINQAGTGLGLPIVKSLIETQGGRIYVKSKPGIGTTFNIYMKYENTSERVNDALDLEHYAIVNPGSVWVIDDDKLILDLCGMIFEKNKIPYRSFTQVADILHTEPEPDLKYVLIDMRMPEMTGFELCHLLKKKLPSNIKFYAITAQVLPEEREMVLSEGFDGLIMKPFRAVDILSIFDKTEILAEQPEFDFSSIEKMTFGDQQMLEKILNRFKQDSIDDAAELKKHIAENDQEKSRLLVHRLAGRTAQMGAKTLANAFRTLEIEIAEKGLTDYSKAEVLVQIKKLDSLIAFIAQMDYANAE, translated from the coding sequence ATGGCGGCTGTTATTCAAAAGCGTTTCTTCCGGGCAATAAAAAGTAAAGTAATTATAGGTTTTCTATTTGCCTGTTTTGCGCTGCTATTGGCATGGGGTATCAGCAAGTTTGCCTTTACCAGGATGCTTAATACCGTGGAAGAAATTTCTGCGCCGAATGACCGTTTAAGGATTGTTAATGATCTTTCGCATAAAATTGCAAGGTTAGACCAGCTGCAGCGCGATGAAGCGTTTAATAAACAGGGTACCTATAGTTTTTTAAAGGAATCACGTAAACTAAGATCCAGCCTGGATACCCTGCGAAAATTATACCGTGGCGATTCTGCACAACTGGCAAGGATAAAATCGATCAAAAATTTACTCTCCGACCGGGATAAACAGTTTGTGAACTACCTTAAAGTGCGGGAAACACTGGTGAATACCAAATCCTTCTCGGATGAAGTGCAGAAACTAAACGAACTGGTGGCTACCCGGACAAGGCAAACCGATAGCGCGGTGTTGACAACCGAAACCACTACCTCAACCACTACGGTTGCGCCGGAGGAAGAACAAAAATCGCGCGGATTCCTGAGTAAACTCTTTGGAAAGAAGAAATCTGACGTTTACAAAATCATCAACGAAGAGTTTAAGGTTAAACGCGATACCTTAAATGCAAAAGCTGAAGACAGCATCATGAAAAGCATGACGGGTTCACTTCGAAATATCGAACTGGAACAACGTCAGAAAAGTCAGAAGTTTTTAAAACGCGAAGCCGATTTATCAAGTGCCAGTAATGCCTTAACAGCGAAAATGCTGCAGATTTTACGTGAAGTAGAAGGCGAAGCTGTTGCACAGGTTGATTTAAATGGCATTCAGGCCAAAGAGGTGGTTAACGATGGGATTACGCAGATTACTACCATAATTATCATTTTCTTTTTGTTGACCGTAATCTTGCTTTACCTGATCCTGGCAGATATTACCAAAAGCAATAGATATAGAAAGGCCTTAGAGCTGGCGAAAGATGAAGCTGAATATCATGGCAAGGCAAAACAGCGCTTTCTATCCAACATGAGCCATGAGATCAGAACCCCATTGCAATCTATTTTAGGCTATGCCGAATTGATTACTCAACAGGATGTACCTAATAAAAAGGATGTTGATGCCATTTATCAGTCTTCTATCCATTTGCTTCAGATTGTGAATGAGGTGTTGGATTATAACCGGATTATTTCTGGAGAATTTAGCTTTAATAATCAGGTGTTTAATATCAGAAAAGCTTTGGATGAGGTAGTTTCGGTAATGCGGCCTTTGGCAGAGCAGAAATCCCTTCAGTTAAATGCTGTTCTTGATCTGGCTGACCTTGAATTTGTAAAAGGTGATGCTTTCAGGTTAAAACAGATCTTATTCAATTTATTGGGCAATGCCGTTAAATTTACCTTAAAGGGCGAAATCCGCCTGTCTGTTTCTTATAAAAAGCAAGGCGATGATCTGCATTTTCATTTCGCGATAAAAGATACCGGAATTGGCTTCGAAGAGAAAGATATTCCTAAAATATTTAATGAATTTGAGCAAATAGAATCTCCGGAAAAATATATCATCAATCAGGCAGGCACTGGCCTAGGGTTGCCCATCGTTAAATCATTGATCGAGACTCAGGGAGGAAGAATTTATGTTAAAAGTAAACCTGGAATTGGAACCACATTTAATATTTACATGAAATATGAAAATACATCTGAAAGGGTAAATGATGCTTTGGATCTAGAACATTACGCCATTGTTAACCCCGGTTCTGTTTGGGTAATTGATGATGATAAGCTGATTCTTGACCTATGTGGAATGATTTTCGAGAAAAACAAAATTCCCTACAGGAGTTTTACCCAGGTAGCCGATATTCTTCATACCGAACCGGAACCCGATTTAAAATATGTTTTGATTGATATGCGCATGCCAGAAATGACTGGTTTCGAACTTTGTCATTTGTTAAAAAAGAAACTGCCCTCTAATATTAAGTTCTATGCCATTACCGCGCAAGTTCTGCCAGAAGAGCGTGAAATGGTTTTAAGTGAGGGCTTTGACGGGCTGATTATGAAACCGTTCAGGGCAGTTGATATTCTTTCGATTTTTGATAAAACGGAAATCTTAGCCGAACAGCCCGAATTTGATTTCTCATCTATCGAAAAAATGACTTTTGGCGATCAGCAGATGCTTGAAAAAATCCTGAACCGTTTTAAACAGGATTCTATTGACGATGCAGCCGAACTGAAAAAACATATTGCAGAAAATGACCAGGAAAAAAGCAGGTTACTGGTCCATCGTTTGGCCGGGCGAACGGCGCAGATGGGTGCTAAAACCCTCGCAAATGCTTTCCGTACCCTGGAAATAGAAATTGCCGAAAAGGGGTTAACCGATTATAGCAAAGCCGAAGTTTTGGTGCAGATTAAAAAATTGGATAGCCTGATTGCTTTTATAGCGCAAATGGATTATGCCAATGCTGAATAA
- a CDS encoding NAD(P)H-dependent flavin oxidoreductase, translating into MNPICKLFNIKYPIIQAGMVWCSGWKLASAVSNAGGLGIIGAGSMYPEVLKIHIQKCKLATDKPFAVNIPLLYPNIQEIIEVVIEEGVKIVFSSAGNPATWTSILKEKGITVVHVVANIKFALKAQQAGVDAIVAEGFEAGGHNGREETTTMCLIPMIKEAVKIPVIAAGGIGSGKAMLAAFALGADAVQVGSAFAVAEESSAHPAFKNKIISATEGDTKLAMKKLVPVRLLKNEFADAVSMAEAEGADRERLMELLGRARAKLGMFEGDMENGELEIGQVSAMLKKIKPAKSILDEIWSEFKSELQGFKYISGELDL; encoded by the coding sequence ATGAACCCAATATGTAAACTTTTCAACATAAAATATCCTATTATCCAGGCCGGAATGGTTTGGTGCAGTGGCTGGAAATTGGCTTCGGCAGTTTCAAATGCAGGTGGTTTGGGTATTATCGGTGCAGGCTCCATGTACCCGGAGGTTTTAAAAATACACATCCAAAAATGCAAATTAGCTACCGATAAACCTTTCGCGGTTAATATTCCTTTGCTCTATCCCAACATCCAGGAAATTATTGAGGTAGTAATAGAAGAAGGAGTAAAGATTGTGTTTTCTTCTGCAGGTAATCCGGCAACATGGACAAGCATTTTAAAAGAGAAGGGAATTACGGTTGTCCATGTGGTTGCGAACATAAAATTTGCCTTAAAAGCTCAGCAAGCCGGTGTAGATGCCATAGTGGCCGAAGGTTTTGAAGCCGGCGGGCACAATGGTAGGGAAGAAACAACTACAATGTGTTTGATCCCGATGATAAAAGAGGCGGTAAAAATTCCGGTTATCGCAGCCGGTGGTATCGGGAGTGGAAAAGCCATGTTGGCTGCTTTTGCTTTAGGTGCCGATGCCGTTCAGGTAGGTTCTGCTTTTGCTGTTGCCGAAGAATCATCTGCTCACCCTGCTTTTAAAAATAAAATTATTTCGGCCACTGAAGGTGATACCAAACTGGCTATGAAAAAACTGGTGCCTGTAAGGTTATTAAAAAACGAATTTGCTGATGCGGTTTCAATGGCTGAGGCCGAAGGTGCCGATCGGGAACGTTTAATGGAGCTTTTAGGCAGGGCCAGGGCAAAATTGGGGATGTTTGAAGGCGATATGGAAAATGGTGAACTCGAAATCGGTCAGGTTTCTGCTATGCTTAAAAAAATTAAGCCTGCTAAATCCATTCTTGACGAAATTTGGTCCGAATTTAAATCCGAATTACAAGGATTTAAATACATATCTGGTGAATTAGATTTATAA
- a CDS encoding amidohydrolase family protein has product MLKYFSADWIFPVASAPVKNGAVAVRPDGEIVGILTQEEIVNLGLDVTKHKGAIVPGFINTHCHLELSHMLGQIPEHTGLVEFVRSIITSRQGDAGQIKAAMETADQKMFENGIVAVGDISNQISSKEVKENSKIHYHTFIEALGFNPERAGAIMDQVKSIKQDFEPLPASIVPHAPYTVSPELFELIRDEAEKANTLISVHNQETDNENAFFENKTGGFLDLYQFLGLDITFFEPSHKTSLQSWLPYIKEQKTLLVHNTVSNKADIMFAKAHNPNLYWCLCPQANLYIENALPNVDLLINEKVKITLGTDSLASNHQLNILSEMITLQKHKQVTFEKLLSWATINGAEFLALDKDLGTIEPGKKPGLNLIQLSANCIIESDNVERLI; this is encoded by the coding sequence ATGCTAAAATACTTTTCAGCCGATTGGATTTTTCCTGTTGCTTCGGCTCCGGTTAAAAATGGGGCGGTAGCTGTACGCCCGGATGGCGAAATTGTTGGAATCTTAACTCAAGAAGAGATCGTAAACCTTGGTCTGGATGTTACAAAACATAAAGGAGCCATCGTTCCTGGTTTTATCAATACCCATTGCCATTTAGAACTTTCGCACATGCTGGGGCAAATTCCTGAGCATACCGGATTAGTAGAATTTGTGCGCAGCATCATTACAAGCAGGCAAGGCGATGCAGGGCAGATTAAAGCTGCGATGGAAACTGCCGACCAAAAAATGTTCGAAAACGGTATTGTAGCTGTTGGCGATATTTCCAACCAAATTTCCTCTAAAGAGGTAAAAGAAAACAGCAAAATCCATTACCATACCTTTATAGAGGCTTTGGGCTTTAATCCTGAACGTGCAGGTGCTATAATGGATCAAGTTAAGAGTATTAAGCAAGATTTTGAACCACTGCCAGCATCTATCGTTCCACATGCCCCCTACACTGTATCTCCAGAATTATTTGAATTAATCAGGGATGAAGCCGAAAAAGCCAATACTCTTATCAGTGTGCACAATCAGGAAACGGACAATGAAAATGCTTTTTTCGAAAATAAAACAGGCGGATTTTTAGATCTATATCAGTTTTTAGGATTGGATATCACGTTTTTCGAGCCAAGCCATAAAACCTCATTACAAAGCTGGCTACCTTATATTAAGGAGCAAAAAACTTTATTGGTACACAATACCGTTTCTAACAAAGCCGACATCATGTTTGCAAAAGCGCATAACCCGAATTTATATTGGTGCCTTTGTCCGCAGGCTAATCTTTATATCGAAAATGCCCTACCCAATGTTGATTTACTAATAAATGAAAAAGTGAAAATTACTTTGGGTACCGATAGTTTGGCGAGCAACCATCAGCTTAATATCCTGTCTGAAATGATTACCCTACAAAAACATAAGCAGGTTACTTTTGAAAAACTTTTAAGCTGGGCAACTATAAATGGAGCAGAATTTTTAGCGCTCGATAAGGATTTAGGAACAATAGAGCCTGGCAAAAAACCGGGGTTGAATCTGATCCAGCTTTCAGCTAATTGTATAATCGAAAGTGATAATGTAGAAAGATTAATTTAA
- a CDS encoding Fic family protein: MPFAINPDRTKPWNSLPELPVDSVIYLDVDILLQLGNSKAALGRLQGRSIAIPNQGLLINSISLQEAKASSAIENIFTTDDELYKAYSEENVGQVNGPAKEILYYREALWEGHQYLQENKPIDREYFIKMYRIVSRFNDGIRPPVAQIVIKEGGSGPNAGKVFYTQPRGAGIIEAKMDNLIKFLNDEINYPLDPLLKMAIGHYQFEAIHPFRDGNGRTGRIFNINYLTQKGLLDYPILFLSKYIMENKEAYYAGLAGITQRGSWKNWILYMLKAVEVTANITYDKINDIISAKESITAAVLENTDIQRPDSLINSIFTQPFTRVQHLVKKGIYAENTARKYLDQLTEMGILEKRLVGKGHYFLNLELYRILSE; encoded by the coding sequence ATGCCATTTGCTATTAATCCAGATCGTACCAAACCCTGGAACTCGCTTCCTGAACTTCCAGTTGATTCAGTTATCTACCTTGACGTTGATATTCTATTACAACTTGGCAATAGTAAAGCAGCATTAGGACGTCTTCAAGGTAGAAGTATTGCTATTCCCAATCAAGGGCTGCTGATTAATTCAATTAGTTTGCAAGAAGCAAAAGCATCGAGTGCGATTGAAAATATTTTCACTACGGATGATGAACTTTATAAAGCATATAGCGAAGAAAATGTCGGTCAAGTAAATGGTCCGGCAAAAGAAATTCTATATTATAGAGAAGCATTATGGGAAGGTCATCAATATCTTCAGGAAAATAAACCTATCGATAGGGAATATTTTATTAAAATGTACCGGATTGTTAGTCGGTTCAATGATGGGATACGGCCACCAGTGGCTCAAATTGTAATTAAGGAAGGTGGATCTGGTCCTAATGCCGGAAAAGTGTTTTATACACAACCCAGGGGAGCGGGTATAATCGAAGCTAAAATGGATAACCTGATTAAATTTCTTAATGATGAAATAAACTACCCGTTGGACCCATTACTTAAAATGGCCATAGGACATTATCAATTTGAGGCAATACATCCATTTCGTGATGGTAATGGCAGAACAGGAAGGATTTTTAATATTAATTATTTAACGCAAAAAGGATTACTAGACTACCCCATACTTTTTTTAAGCAAGTATATTATGGAGAATAAAGAAGCATATTATGCTGGTCTTGCAGGAATTACTCAGCGTGGAAGTTGGAAAAATTGGATACTTTATATGCTTAAGGCTGTTGAAGTAACAGCGAATATTACTTATGATAAAATAAATGATATCATTTCAGCTAAAGAGTCAATTACAGCCGCTGTTTTGGAAAATACAGATATCCAGCGACCAGATTCATTAATTAATTCAATATTTACGCAGCCCTTTACCCGTGTTCAACATTTGGTTAAAAAAGGTATATATGCAGAAAACACTGCAAGAAAGTATTTGGATCAATTAACCGAAATGGGGATTCTTGAAAAGAGATTGGTAGGCAAAGGACATTATTTTCTTAATTTAGAGTTGTACAGAATTCTTTCAGAATAA